A genomic region of Microlunatus sagamiharensis contains the following coding sequences:
- a CDS encoding Lrp/AsnC family transcriptional regulator, whose amino-acid sequence MPAARPLDGLTDLDRRIIVALQRDGRASWTSIAELVGSSAPTVVRRGQQLLASGVVSVTVQPAIGSLGPTDLFLTRINCRPGRQREVAERLAAWSDVRFLSVVSGRYDIVAEIAVRGGAAHYSALISPLQQTEGVERWRSDLLLHVYKVGHDWSRQLFASELAPRPVDGTDPDVPAWTPDADGEPPACAPTHFDDVDRQIIDVLAGDGRATFQKVGADVGLNESSVRRRFERLRSQGCVDVLTLVPAAALGMGAETLITVRVRPGRLAQVAAALAAHSAVRYVAALLDDSSLLCEVIAGSNESLWHFVNDTLATLDGVQGWDASMELLQLKRGFTETPWWRDQVVEETPAPVRDSRTAS is encoded by the coding sequence GTGCCGGCCGCGCGTCCCCTCGACGGGCTCACCGACCTCGACCGGCGGATCATCGTCGCGCTCCAGCGCGACGGCCGGGCGAGCTGGACCTCGATCGCCGAGCTCGTGGGCTCGTCCGCCCCGACGGTGGTGCGCCGCGGCCAGCAGCTGCTGGCCAGCGGCGTCGTCAGCGTCACGGTCCAGCCGGCGATCGGCAGCCTCGGGCCCACCGACCTCTTCCTCACCCGGATCAACTGCCGGCCCGGGCGGCAGCGGGAGGTCGCCGAACGCCTGGCCGCCTGGTCCGACGTGCGCTTCCTGTCCGTCGTGTCCGGGCGCTACGACATCGTCGCCGAGATCGCGGTCCGCGGCGGCGCGGCGCACTACTCGGCCCTGATCTCCCCGCTGCAGCAGACCGAGGGCGTGGAGCGCTGGCGCAGCGACCTGCTCCTGCACGTCTACAAGGTCGGCCACGACTGGTCGCGGCAGCTCTTCGCCTCCGAGCTGGCCCCGAGACCCGTCGACGGGACCGACCCCGACGTGCCGGCCTGGACGCCTGACGCGGACGGCGAACCGCCGGCCTGCGCACCGACCCACTTCGACGACGTCGACCGCCAGATCATCGACGTGCTCGCCGGCGACGGGCGCGCGACGTTCCAGAAGGTCGGCGCCGACGTGGGGCTCAACGAGAGCAGCGTGCGCCGGCGCTTCGAGCGGCTGCGCTCGCAGGGCTGCGTCGACGTGCTGACCCTCGTCCCCGCCGCCGCGCTGGGGATGGGCGCGGAGACGCTGATCACCGTGCGCGTACGCCCGGGGCGGCTCGCGCAGGTCGCGGCCGCGCTCGCCGCCCACAGCGCGGTGCGCTACGTGGCGGCGCTGCTCGACGACTCCTCGCTGCTGTGCGAGGTCATCGCCGGCTCCAACGAGAGCCTGTGGCACTTCGTGAACGACACCCTCGCCACGCTCGACGGGGTGCAGGGCTGGGACGCGTCGATGGAGCTGCTGCAGCTCAAGCGCGGCTTCACCGAGACGCCGTGGTGGCGCGACCAGGTCGTCGAGGAGACGCCGGCCCCGGTGCGCGACAGCCGGACGGCCTCCTGA
- the yczE gene encoding membrane protein YczE, translating to MALSRSRLSDRPVARSARLLAGLVLFGLSLAFLVRARLGLDPWTVFGDGLSTRLHLSLGTVTVLTSLVVLLLWIPLRQRPGLGTVANAFVVGPVLDLGVALLPDAGPVAVQVLFLVLALACVSVGTGLYVGVGWGPGPRDGLMTGLNRLGLPIYLARMLIEGSVLLVGWLLGGTVGVATVVYALAVGPLVGRALPRLTLPPSR from the coding sequence GTGGCGCTGAGCCGCAGCCGGCTGTCCGACCGACCCGTCGCCCGCAGCGCGCGGCTGCTCGCCGGGCTCGTGCTCTTCGGGCTCTCGCTGGCCTTCCTGGTCCGCGCCCGGCTCGGGCTCGACCCCTGGACCGTCTTCGGCGACGGCCTGTCGACGCGGCTGCACCTCAGCCTGGGCACCGTCACCGTCCTGACGTCGCTGGTCGTGCTGCTGCTCTGGATCCCGCTGCGGCAGCGCCCCGGGCTCGGCACGGTGGCGAACGCCTTCGTCGTCGGCCCGGTGCTCGACCTCGGGGTCGCCCTGCTGCCGGACGCCGGCCCGGTCGCCGTCCAGGTGCTGTTCCTGGTCCTGGCCCTGGCCTGCGTCTCGGTGGGCACCGGGCTCTACGTCGGCGTCGGCTGGGGACCCGGCCCGCGCGACGGGCTGATGACCGGCCTGAACCGCCTCGGCCTGCCGATCTACCTCGCCCGGATGCTCATCGAGGGCTCGGTGCTGCTCGTGGGCTGGCTGCTCGGCGGCACGGTCGGCGTCGCGACGGTGGTCTACGCCCTCGCCGTCGGGCCGCTCGTGGGCCGCGCACTCCCCCGCCTCACCCTGCCGCCGTCGCGCTGA
- the era gene encoding GTPase Era, whose protein sequence is MGRRPPRRRPRPGAHVTAEPREIPAGHRSGFACFVGRPNAGKSTLTNALVGSKVAIASAKPQTTRHAIRGIVNRPDAQLVLIDTPGLHRPRTLLGERLNDLVRGTWTEVDVVGVCLPADQRIGPGDTYLVGELAKLPRTPPLVAVATKSDLVGPTRMAEHLMAIQALEEKLGITWTDIVPVSSVTDDQLDVLAGTLVDRLPEGPPLYPEGVITDEPEETLVAELIRESVLEDVRDELPHSITVAVEEMGLREGRPEDRPLLDVFASLIVERDSQKGIIIGHRGERLRALGEKSRRQIEALLGTPVYLDLRVKVLKEWQRNPKHLNRLGF, encoded by the coding sequence CTGGGCCGTCGACCCCCGCGGCGTCGTCCGCGGCCGGGTGCTCACGTGACCGCCGAGCCCCGCGAGATCCCTGCGGGGCACCGCTCCGGCTTCGCCTGCTTCGTCGGCCGCCCCAACGCGGGCAAGTCGACGCTGACCAACGCGCTCGTCGGCAGCAAGGTCGCCATCGCGTCGGCCAAGCCGCAGACCACGCGCCACGCGATCCGGGGCATCGTCAACCGCCCCGACGCCCAGCTCGTGCTGATCGACACCCCCGGGCTGCACCGGCCGCGGACGCTGCTGGGCGAGCGGCTGAACGACCTCGTCCGCGGCACGTGGACCGAGGTCGACGTGGTCGGCGTCTGCCTGCCGGCCGACCAACGGATCGGGCCCGGCGACACCTACCTCGTGGGCGAGCTGGCCAAGCTCCCGCGGACGCCGCCGCTCGTCGCCGTCGCGACCAAGTCCGACCTCGTCGGCCCGACCCGGATGGCCGAGCACCTGATGGCCATCCAGGCGCTCGAGGAGAAGCTGGGCATCACCTGGACCGACATCGTCCCGGTCTCGTCGGTGACCGACGACCAGCTCGACGTCCTCGCCGGAACCCTCGTCGACCGGCTGCCCGAGGGCCCGCCGCTCTACCCCGAGGGCGTGATCACCGACGAGCCCGAGGAGACCCTGGTCGCCGAGCTGATCCGCGAGTCCGTCCTCGAGGACGTGCGCGACGAGCTCCCGCACTCGATCACCGTCGCGGTCGAGGAGATGGGCCTGCGCGAGGGGCGCCCGGAGGACCGGCCGCTGCTCGACGTCTTCGCCTCGCTGATCGTCGAGCGCGACTCGCAGAAGGGCATCATCATCGGGCACCGCGGGGAGCGCCTGCGCGCCCTCGGCGAGAAGTCGCGCCGCCAGATCGAGGCCCTCCTCGGCACCCCCGTCTACCTCGATCTGCGCGTCAAGGTCCTCAAGGAGTGGCAGCGCAACCCCAAGCACCTCAACCGCCTGGGATTCTGA
- a CDS encoding cytidine deaminase — protein MSADSTTPGAEAPSDPEDIKIIILARSALARTSAAQGACVRDTDGRTYAATSVALAHLSLSAVAVAVAMAVSSGAEGIEAVALSTADEPDPYALDTDLDVVRDLAGEGVALWAVDPRGVVRGRVLT, from the coding sequence GTGAGCGCCGACAGCACCACCCCAGGGGCCGAGGCGCCCTCCGACCCGGAGGACATCAAGATCATCATCCTCGCCCGCAGCGCGCTGGCCCGCACGTCGGCCGCGCAGGGCGCCTGCGTCCGCGACACCGACGGCCGCACGTACGCCGCCACGAGCGTCGCGCTCGCGCACCTGTCCCTGTCCGCCGTGGCGGTGGCGGTCGCGATGGCCGTCTCCTCCGGCGCGGAGGGGATCGAGGCCGTGGCCCTGTCGACGGCGGACGAGCCCGACCCGTACGCCCTGGACACCGACCTCGACGTGGTCCGCGACCTCGCCGGCGAGGGCGTGGCCCTCTGGGCCGTCGACCCCCGCGGCGTCGTCCGCGGCCGGGTGCTCACGTGA
- a CDS encoding hemolysin family protein produces the protein MTSHDWGQLAVALVLVVLAALLAASEAALSSISKARADRLCEEGRPGAARLRKLADDPPAYLNTALFVRTVLEISATVLVAIVVFTNISVTWEAGLIAAGSMIVISFVFWGVAPRTLGRQHADSVSLAAAGPLRLLTTVLGPLPRLLIMIGNALTPGKGFVDGPFSTEAELRELVDLAETSAVIDSGERRMIHSVFDLGNTIVREVMVPRTDMVFVEEHKTLRQAVSLCLRSGFSRIPVIRDGLDDVVGILYLKDVIKRTYDAPDAQSKERVGSMMRPVSWCPDSKPVDELLKEMQLKRVHLVVVVDEFGGTAGMATIEDILEEIVGEITDEYDEEPTDVTPLGEDSYRISSRLPLDELGELYGLELDDEDVETVGGLMAKQLNKVPIPGSVVEHAGLELVAERSTGRRNRIGTVLVTRQKDPEADPAAEVETETREESMA, from the coding sequence ATGACCAGCCACGACTGGGGCCAGCTCGCGGTCGCCCTGGTGCTGGTCGTCCTCGCCGCCCTCCTGGCGGCGTCGGAGGCTGCGCTCAGCTCGATCTCCAAGGCCCGCGCCGACCGGCTCTGCGAGGAGGGCCGCCCCGGGGCGGCCCGGCTGCGCAAGCTCGCCGACGACCCGCCCGCCTACCTGAACACCGCGCTGTTCGTCCGGACGGTCCTCGAGATCTCGGCGACCGTGCTGGTGGCGATCGTGGTGTTCACCAACATCAGCGTCACCTGGGAGGCCGGTCTCATCGCGGCCGGGTCGATGATCGTCATCTCGTTCGTCTTCTGGGGTGTCGCGCCCCGCACGCTCGGCCGCCAGCACGCGGACTCGGTGTCGCTGGCCGCGGCCGGGCCGCTGCGGCTGCTCACGACCGTGCTCGGCCCGCTGCCGCGGCTGCTGATCATGATCGGCAACGCGCTCACGCCGGGCAAGGGCTTCGTCGACGGGCCCTTCTCGACCGAGGCCGAGCTGCGCGAGCTGGTCGACCTGGCCGAGACGAGCGCGGTCATCGACTCCGGCGAGCGCCGGATGATCCACTCCGTCTTCGACCTCGGCAACACGATCGTGCGCGAGGTCATGGTGCCGCGCACCGACATGGTCTTCGTCGAGGAGCACAAGACCCTGCGCCAGGCGGTCTCGCTGTGCCTGCGCTCCGGCTTCAGCCGCATCCCGGTCATCCGCGACGGGCTCGACGACGTCGTCGGGATCCTCTACCTCAAGGACGTCATCAAGCGGACCTACGACGCCCCGGACGCCCAGTCCAAGGAGCGCGTCGGGTCGATGATGCGGCCCGTTTCCTGGTGCCCGGACTCCAAGCCCGTCGACGAGCTGCTGAAGGAGATGCAGCTCAAGCGGGTGCACCTCGTGGTCGTCGTCGACGAGTTCGGCGGCACCGCGGGGATGGCGACCATCGAGGACATCCTCGAGGAGATCGTCGGGGAGATCACCGACGAGTACGACGAGGAGCCCACCGACGTCACGCCGCTCGGCGAGGACAGCTACCGGATCTCCTCGCGGCTCCCGCTCGACGAGCTCGGCGAGCTCTACGGGCTCGAGCTCGACGACGAGGACGTCGAGACCGTCGGCGGCCTGATGGCCAAGCAGCTGAACAAGGTGCCGATCCCCGGCTCGGTGGTCGAGCACGCCGGCCTCGAGCTGGTGGCCGAGCGCTCGACCGGGCGCCGCAACCGCATCGGTACGGTGCTGGTCACCCGGCAGAAGGACCCCGAGGCCGACCCGGCCGCCGAGGTCGAGACCGAGACGCGCGAGGAGTCGATGGCGTGA
- the ybeY gene encoding rRNA maturation RNase YbeY codes for MTVDINNESGLEADSTGLVRLATFALDQLRIHPQAELSILLVDEATMSAYHEKYMGEPGPTDVLSFPMDELRPPDDDEDETPLGMLGDIVLCPAVTDAQAREHGRTAQQEAEYLLVHGLLHLLGYDHADEAEKAEMFGLKDEVLAAWDRERPDRPERTVAAR; via the coding sequence GTGACAGTCGACATCAACAACGAGTCCGGTCTGGAGGCCGACAGTACGGGCCTGGTCCGGCTCGCGACCTTCGCGCTGGACCAGCTGCGCATCCACCCCCAGGCCGAGCTGTCGATCCTGCTCGTCGACGAGGCGACCATGAGCGCCTACCACGAGAAGTACATGGGCGAGCCGGGGCCGACGGACGTCCTCAGCTTTCCGATGGACGAGCTCCGCCCGCCCGACGACGACGAGGACGAGACCCCGCTGGGGATGCTCGGCGACATCGTGCTCTGCCCGGCCGTCACCGACGCCCAGGCGCGCGAGCACGGCCGGACCGCGCAGCAGGAGGCCGAGTACCTGCTGGTGCACGGGCTGCTGCACCTGCTCGGCTACGACCACGCCGACGAGGCGGAGAAGGCCGAGATGTTCGGCCTGAAGGACGAGGTCCTCGCCGCCTGGGACCGCGAACGGCCGGACCGGCCCGAGCGGACGGTCGCGGCGCGATGA
- a CDS encoding PhoH family protein — translation MVNLLGPRDEFLRILERDLSAGVHVRGNEITLSGPPVAVDLAVDVITELVTVLRTGQGLTGDGVERIVSMLAEREDARPADVLTHNILSTRGKTIRPKTLNQKRYVDAIDKHTVVFGIGPAGTGKTYLAVAKAVQALQAKEVNRIILTRPAVEAGEHLGFLPGTLNDKIDPYVRPLYDALHDMLDPDTIPRLLTAGTIEVAPLAYMRGRTLNDAFIILDEAQNTSIEQMKMFLTRLGFGSRMVVTGDVTQVDLPNGSTSGLRQAERVLGEVEDLAFCHLTAHDVVRHKLVGRIVAAYERHDAAQPPPTATRH, via the coding sequence ATGGTCAACCTGCTCGGCCCCCGAGACGAGTTCCTCCGGATCCTCGAGCGCGACCTCAGCGCCGGCGTGCACGTGCGCGGCAACGAGATCACCCTGTCCGGCCCGCCGGTCGCCGTCGACCTCGCCGTCGACGTCATCACCGAGCTGGTCACGGTGCTCCGCACCGGCCAGGGCCTCACCGGCGACGGCGTCGAGCGGATCGTGTCGATGCTCGCCGAGCGCGAGGACGCCCGCCCCGCCGACGTGCTGACGCACAACATCCTGTCGACGCGCGGCAAGACGATCCGGCCCAAGACGCTGAACCAGAAGCGCTACGTCGACGCGATCGACAAGCACACGGTCGTCTTCGGCATCGGCCCCGCCGGCACCGGCAAGACCTACCTCGCGGTGGCCAAGGCCGTGCAGGCGCTGCAGGCCAAGGAGGTCAACCGGATCATCCTGACCCGGCCGGCCGTCGAGGCCGGCGAGCACCTGGGCTTCCTGCCCGGCACGCTGAACGACAAGATCGACCCGTACGTGCGCCCGCTCTACGACGCGCTGCACGACATGCTCGACCCCGACACCATCCCGCGCCTGCTGACCGCCGGGACGATCGAGGTCGCGCCGCTGGCCTACATGCGCGGCCGCACGCTCAACGACGCCTTCATCATCCTCGACGAGGCGCAGAACACCTCGATCGAGCAGATGAAGATGTTCCTGACCCGCCTCGGCTTCGGCTCGCGGATGGTCGTCACGGGCGACGTGACGCAGGTCGACCTGCCGAACGGCTCGACCAGCGGCCTGCGCCAGGCCGAGCGCGTGCTCGGCGAGGTCGAGGACCTGGCCTTCTGCCACCTGACCGCGCACGACGTCGTGCGGCACAAGCTGGTGGGTCGCATCGTCGCGGCGTACGAGCGCCACGACGCGGCCCAGCCGCCGCCCACCGCCACGCGCCACTAG
- the pip gene encoding prolyl aminopeptidase, translating into MSALQTQGQGPLHPPVEPYASGHLDVGDGQRVWWEECGNPQGKPVVFLHGGPGGGVSPGVRRLFDPERYRVVLFDQRGCGRSEPHASTEAYDPALNTTWHLVDDIERLREARGIERWQVFGGSWGSALALAYAETHPERVTELVLRGIFTLRRSELDFFYGGGAGQLVPDLYAGYLAPLLERGLVSLSPGGTVVGDPIAAYHELLFDPDPAVHGPAAVAWASYEAAAITLVPDPELVAQFADPAYALAFARIENDYFVHDGWFSTTAEGEGQLIADAGRLADIPGVIVQGRYDLCTPAVTAFDLHRAWPQAELVVAPHAGHAWTEPEITAALVAAADRFADR; encoded by the coding sequence GTGAGCGCTCTGCAGACGCAGGGGCAGGGCCCGCTCCACCCGCCGGTCGAGCCGTACGCGTCGGGCCACCTCGACGTCGGCGACGGCCAGCGGGTGTGGTGGGAGGAGTGCGGCAACCCCCAGGGCAAGCCCGTCGTGTTCCTGCACGGCGGGCCCGGCGGGGGCGTCTCGCCCGGCGTGCGGCGGCTCTTCGACCCCGAGCGCTACCGCGTGGTGCTGTTCGACCAGCGCGGCTGCGGTCGCAGCGAACCGCACGCCAGCACCGAGGCGTACGACCCCGCGCTCAACACCACCTGGCACCTCGTCGACGACATCGAGCGGCTGCGCGAGGCCCGGGGGATCGAGCGCTGGCAGGTGTTCGGCGGCTCGTGGGGCAGCGCGCTGGCGCTGGCGTACGCCGAGACGCACCCCGAGCGGGTGACCGAGCTGGTGCTGCGCGGCATCTTCACGCTGCGCCGCAGCGAGCTCGACTTCTTCTACGGCGGCGGTGCGGGCCAGCTGGTGCCCGACCTGTACGCCGGCTACCTCGCCCCGCTCCTGGAGCGCGGCCTGGTGTCGCTCTCGCCGGGCGGGACGGTGGTGGGCGACCCCATCGCGGCGTACCACGAGCTGCTCTTCGACCCCGACCCCGCGGTGCACGGGCCGGCCGCGGTGGCCTGGGCGTCGTACGAGGCGGCCGCGATCACGCTCGTGCCCGACCCCGAGCTGGTGGCGCAGTTCGCCGACCCGGCGTACGCGCTGGCCTTCGCGCGGATCGAGAACGACTACTTCGTCCACGACGGGTGGTTCTCGACCACGGCCGAGGGCGAGGGCCAGCTGATCGCGGACGCCGGTCGGCTCGCCGACATCCCGGGCGTGATCGTCCAGGGGCGCTACGACCTCTGCACGCCGGCGGTCACAGCCTTTGACCTGCACCGCGCCTGGCCGCAGGCCGAGCTCGTCGTGGCCCCGCACGCCGGCCACGCCTGGACCGAGCCCGAGATCACGGCGGCCCTGGTGGCGGCGGCGGACAGGTTCGCCGACCGCTAG
- a CDS encoding DUF5709 domain-containing protein, producing the protein MTSTNPEPMSDPADVQPYEQTPDGTDQMDQDLIQPEETLEDRGVADALDEGYSPPEKPSVLLREGEHDTLDERLSEEIPEPDPYAEDDVDEEDNLTVRADEENLDDGEVGDLRAGRLVDPNEGIGLDTDSDLIGEDVGIDGGAASAEEAAVHVVPE; encoded by the coding sequence ATGACCAGCACCAACCCGGAGCCGATGAGCGACCCGGCCGACGTCCAGCCGTACGAGCAGACGCCTGACGGCACCGACCAGATGGACCAGGACCTCATCCAGCCCGAGGAGACCCTCGAGGACCGCGGCGTCGCCGACGCCCTGGACGAGGGCTACTCGCCGCCGGAGAAGCCGTCCGTCCTGCTGCGCGAGGGCGAGCACGACACGCTCGACGAGCGGCTGTCGGAGGAGATCCCCGAGCCCGATCCCTACGCCGAGGACGACGTCGACGAGGAGGACAACCTCACCGTGCGCGCCGACGAGGAGAACCTCGACGACGGCGAGGTCGGTGACCTCCGCGCCGGGCGTCTGGTCGACCCCAACGAGGGCATCGGCCTCGACACCGACTCCGACCTGATCGGCGAGGACGTCGGCATCGACGGCGGCGCGGCCAGCGCCGAGGAGGCCGCCGTCCACGTCGTCCCCGAGTGA
- a CDS encoding NAD-dependent epimerase/dehydratase family protein yields the protein MRIFFTGGSGKAGHHVAPFLAAQGHQVTNADLTPLGHPDVTDLRVDLTDAGDTYSALTAVPTQADLEDADLDLTHGSAYDAVVHYAAVPRPMLVSDQKTYATNVLATYNVLEAATRAGIRKIVFASSETTYGICFAQGERKPLYVPVDEEHPVVPEDSYAMSKVAGEVTARSFHARTGADIYGLRINNVVEPHEYEQMFPPFLEDPSLRRRNIFAYIDTRDLGQLTLRALETDGLGFEVFNVANADLSVAATAQEVIERFYAGVEVRKEMGRDETFYSIDKARRLLGYEPEHSWRDVLAAPRA from the coding sequence ATGCGCATCTTCTTCACCGGCGGCAGCGGCAAGGCCGGGCACCACGTGGCTCCCTTCCTCGCCGCCCAGGGGCACCAGGTCACCAACGCCGACCTCACCCCCCTCGGCCACCCCGACGTCACCGACCTGCGCGTCGACCTCACCGACGCCGGCGACACGTACTCCGCGCTGACGGCGGTGCCGACGCAGGCCGACCTCGAGGACGCCGACCTCGACCTGACCCACGGCTCGGCCTACGACGCCGTGGTGCACTACGCCGCCGTCCCGCGGCCGATGCTGGTCAGCGACCAGAAGACGTACGCGACCAACGTCCTGGCGACCTACAACGTCCTCGAGGCCGCCACCCGAGCCGGCATCCGCAAGATCGTCTTCGCCTCCTCTGAGACGACGTACGGCATCTGCTTCGCCCAGGGCGAGCGCAAGCCGCTCTACGTCCCGGTCGACGAGGAGCACCCCGTCGTGCCCGAGGACAGCTACGCGATGAGCAAGGTCGCCGGCGAGGTGACGGCCCGCTCGTTCCACGCCCGCACCGGCGCCGACATCTACGGCCTGCGGATCAACAACGTCGTCGAGCCGCACGAGTACGAGCAGATGTTCCCGCCCTTCCTCGAGGACCCGTCGCTGCGGCGGCGCAACATCTTCGCCTACATCGACACCCGCGACCTCGGGCAGCTGACCCTGCGCGCGCTCGAGACCGACGGCCTGGGGTTCGAGGTCTTCAACGTGGCCAACGCCGACCTGTCGGTCGCCGCGACCGCGCAGGAGGTCATCGAGCGCTTCTACGCCGGCGTCGAGGTGCGCAAGGAGATGGGCCGCGACGAGACGTTCTACTCCATCGACAAGGCCCGTCGTCTGCTCGGCTACGAGCCCGAGCACTCCTGGCGCGACGTCCTCGCCGCCCCCCGCGCCTGA
- a CDS encoding Gfo/Idh/MocA family protein yields the protein MTGPSASTTSEPRTPVRFALIGTGWRSEFFARLARQAPDAFTVTGVLSRRPDRAAEVARAWGVPTAGSEEELLAAGPDFVVPCVPWGEMGPTTRRLAEAGVRVLAETPPAADLEGLRALWDAVGGTGLVQVAEQYLLMPQHAARMAAVREGVIGDVTSVQVSSTHLYHAVSMIRGFLGVGRGPVEVRAQSFTSPLANPLSPAGWSGSDEPEDLETVLATLDFGGQRTGLYDFTDNQWWNPLRARRIVVRGTRGEIVDEKVTRLVDAFTPVTSSLVRRQAGIDLDLEGVDLQHVSLDGRVLWRNPFRGSRMSEDDLAVAMLLAATGAWARGEGPAPYPLEEACEDHQVSLAILESARTGSPVTTTREAWSS from the coding sequence ATGACCGGACCGTCAGCCAGCACCACGAGCGAGCCGCGTACGCCGGTCCGCTTCGCCCTGATCGGCACCGGGTGGCGCTCGGAGTTCTTCGCGCGGCTCGCCCGGCAGGCGCCCGACGCCTTCACGGTCACCGGGGTGCTGAGCCGGCGCCCCGACCGGGCCGCCGAGGTCGCGCGCGCCTGGGGCGTGCCGACGGCCGGCTCGGAGGAGGAGCTGCTCGCCGCCGGGCCGGACTTCGTCGTGCCCTGCGTGCCGTGGGGCGAGATGGGTCCGACCACGCGCCGGCTCGCCGAGGCCGGCGTCCGGGTGCTCGCCGAGACCCCGCCTGCCGCCGACCTCGAGGGGCTCCGCGCGCTGTGGGACGCGGTGGGCGGCACCGGTTTGGTGCAGGTGGCCGAGCAGTACCTGCTGATGCCGCAGCACGCGGCGCGGATGGCCGCGGTGCGCGAGGGCGTGATCGGCGACGTCACGTCGGTCCAGGTGAGCTCCACGCACCTCTACCACGCGGTCTCGATGATCCGGGGCTTCCTCGGCGTCGGCCGCGGTCCGGTCGAGGTGCGTGCGCAGTCGTTCACCAGCCCGCTGGCCAACCCGCTCAGCCCCGCCGGCTGGTCGGGCTCCGACGAGCCGGAGGACCTCGAGACCGTGCTGGCCACGCTCGACTTCGGCGGGCAGCGCACGGGGCTCTACGACTTCACCGACAACCAGTGGTGGAACCCGCTGCGTGCCCGGCGGATCGTCGTGCGCGGCACCCGCGGCGAGATCGTCGACGAGAAGGTGACCCGCCTCGTCGACGCGTTCACCCCCGTGACGTCCTCGCTCGTCCGCCGCCAGGCGGGCATCGACCTTGACCTCGAGGGCGTCGACCTGCAGCACGTGAGCCTCGACGGCCGCGTGCTCTGGCGCAACCCCTTCCGCGGATCGCGCATGTCGGAGGACGACCTCGCGGTCGCGATGCTGCTCGCCGCCACGGGGGCGTGGGCGCGCGGCGAGGGGCCCGCGCCCTACCCGCTCGAGGAGGCCTGCGAGGACCACCAGGTCTCGCTGGCGATCCTCGAGTCGGCCCGGACCGGGTCCCCGGTCACGACGACCCGGGAGGCGTGGTCCAGCTGA